One Candidatus Hydrogenedentota bacterium DNA segment encodes these proteins:
- a CDS encoding efflux RND transporter permease subunit, which yields MLHRLIALALENRGLVLLLFLLAAGFGVWRLTNLPIDAFPDTTPVQVQINTTAPALGPEEIEQQVTLPVELAVSGLPGLAEVRSVSKFGFSQVVATFTDDTSVYGARQFITERLNTVELPEGIERPQLGPIATGLGEVFHYMLHSDNPERSLEELRTLHDWVVKPELLKTPGVAEVNSWGGHEKQYHVIVRPEALIKYGLVLHDVHDALLRNNANVGGGQITRAGESLLVQGLGRVGAIAEIENIVVKAHGGAPIRVRDVAEVRAGHEIRRGAVTFQGRGEAVLGLGFMLMGENSHEVTRALRDRLDIAAEALPDDVDVTIVYDRTELIGNVIETVRHNLVTGAVLVVVVLFLLLGNIRAGIMVALTIPLAMAFAVIGMYELAIAASLLSLGAMDFGILVDGSVVMNEANLRRLREEQARLGRKLTSAERLACVIASGREVARPVAFGMGIIAVVFVPVLALQGIERKMFAPMAWAFIFALLGALAIALFLSPVLAYYLLPRNARPERRGLGALIAAVYAPLLAGALRMRWIMVATAIALVALAAAISVRLGGEFIPRLSEGAVVANVIRLAGVSVESSASYNTRIERILLDEFPNEIKYVWSRIGSAEVATDPMGTELTDVFIALNPRDEWRNATAQADLAAAFEEVLGDLPGLNIAYTQPIEMRMNEMISGIRSDLGIKVYGDDFDTLIRISDDIQTVLLGMEGAVDISTDQITGQPALQVRIDQEAIARHGVPASDVLDFVRAIGSIDAGRVYEGQRVFPLVMRLPDEFRADPEQLEKAIIPTRAGQLLPLGRLASVETASTPSTISREWSRRLIRVQANVRGRDVASFVEEAKSRIAAEVDLPDGYVLDWGGQFQNLERARLRLAIVVPVTLVLIFILLYLSLGQLRDVLVIYTGIPFAAIGGILALQARGIPFSVSAAVGFIALCGIAVLDGQVLVAAIQRAREEGAGLYDAVKAATRERLRPVLATSITDAAGFLPMALSTGFGAEVQRPLATVVVGGILSATVLTLFVLPALYVMAHGREKPPAP from the coding sequence ATGCTTCACCGCCTCATTGCGCTCGCGCTCGAAAATCGCGGGCTCGTGCTGCTGCTCTTTCTTCTCGCCGCCGGCTTCGGCGTATGGCGTCTGACGAATCTCCCCATCGACGCCTTTCCCGACACCACCCCGGTGCAGGTCCAGATCAACACCACCGCCCCCGCCCTGGGCCCGGAGGAAATCGAGCAACAGGTCACCCTGCCCGTCGAGCTGGCCGTCTCCGGATTGCCCGGGCTCGCCGAAGTCCGCTCCGTGTCCAAGTTCGGATTCTCCCAGGTCGTCGCAACCTTCACCGACGACACCAGCGTCTATGGCGCGCGCCAGTTCATCACGGAGCGCCTGAACACCGTGGAGCTGCCCGAGGGCATCGAACGCCCGCAGCTCGGCCCCATCGCCACCGGCCTGGGCGAAGTCTTCCACTACATGCTCCACTCGGACAACCCGGAACGCTCGCTCGAAGAACTGCGCACGCTGCACGATTGGGTCGTAAAGCCGGAACTCCTGAAAACGCCCGGCGTCGCCGAGGTCAACTCCTGGGGCGGCCACGAAAAGCAGTATCACGTCATCGTCCGCCCCGAAGCCCTCATCAAGTACGGGCTCGTCCTGCACGACGTGCACGACGCCCTCCTCCGCAACAACGCCAACGTCGGGGGCGGCCAGATCACGCGCGCCGGCGAATCCCTGCTCGTCCAGGGCCTCGGCCGCGTCGGCGCCATCGCGGAGATCGAGAACATCGTCGTAAAAGCCCACGGCGGCGCGCCCATTCGCGTGCGGGACGTCGCCGAGGTCCGCGCCGGCCACGAAATCCGCCGGGGCGCGGTCACCTTCCAGGGCCGGGGCGAAGCCGTGCTCGGCCTCGGGTTCATGCTGATGGGCGAGAACAGCCACGAGGTCACCCGGGCCCTGCGAGATCGCCTCGACATCGCCGCCGAGGCCCTGCCCGACGACGTGGACGTCACAATCGTGTATGACAGAACCGAGCTCATCGGCAACGTTATCGAGACCGTGCGCCACAACCTGGTGACCGGCGCGGTGCTCGTGGTTGTCGTGCTCTTTCTCCTGCTCGGCAATATCCGCGCCGGCATCATGGTCGCCCTCACCATTCCGCTCGCAATGGCCTTCGCCGTCATCGGCATGTACGAGCTCGCCATCGCGGCCAGCCTCCTGAGCCTCGGGGCCATGGATTTCGGCATCCTCGTGGACGGTTCGGTCGTCATGAACGAGGCCAACCTCCGCCGCCTGCGCGAGGAGCAGGCGCGGCTCGGCCGCAAGTTAACTTCCGCCGAACGCCTCGCCTGCGTCATCGCGTCGGGGCGGGAAGTCGCCCGCCCGGTCGCCTTCGGCATGGGCATTATTGCCGTCGTATTCGTGCCCGTGCTCGCCCTCCAGGGTATCGAGCGAAAGATGTTCGCGCCCATGGCCTGGGCCTTCATCTTCGCGTTGCTCGGGGCCCTCGCCATCGCGCTGTTCCTGTCGCCCGTGCTCGCCTACTACCTCCTCCCCCGGAACGCCCGCCCGGAAAGGCGCGGCCTCGGAGCACTCATCGCCGCCGTATACGCCCCGCTCCTCGCCGGCGCCCTCCGGATGCGGTGGATCATGGTCGCCACCGCCATCGCGCTGGTCGCGCTGGCCGCCGCCATCTCCGTGCGCCTCGGCGGCGAGTTCATCCCCCGGCTCAGCGAAGGCGCCGTCGTCGCCAATGTCATCCGCCTGGCCGGCGTCTCCGTGGAGAGCTCCGCAAGCTACAATACGCGCATCGAGCGCATCCTCCTCGACGAATTCCCCAATGAAATCAAGTACGTCTGGAGCCGCATCGGTTCCGCGGAAGTCGCCACCGACCCCATGGGAACCGAGCTCACCGACGTCTTCATCGCGCTCAACCCGCGCGATGAGTGGCGCAACGCCACGGCCCAGGCCGACCTCGCCGCCGCCTTCGAGGAGGTCCTGGGCGACCTCCCCGGCCTCAACATCGCCTACACGCAGCCGATTGAAATGCGAATGAACGAGATGATTTCGGGCATTCGATCCGACCTCGGCATCAAGGTGTATGGCGACGACTTCGACACCCTCATCCGGATCTCCGACGATATTCAGACCGTACTCCTCGGCATGGAGGGCGCCGTGGACATCTCCACCGACCAGATCACCGGACAGCCCGCGCTACAAGTGCGGATTGACCAGGAAGCCATCGCGCGCCATGGCGTGCCCGCCTCCGATGTGCTGGACTTCGTGCGGGCCATCGGCAGCATCGACGCCGGACGCGTCTACGAAGGCCAACGCGTCTTCCCCCTCGTCATGCGCCTCCCCGACGAATTCCGCGCGGACCCCGAACAGCTGGAAAAGGCGATCATACCCACCCGCGCCGGCCAGCTGCTCCCGCTCGGTCGCCTCGCCTCCGTGGAGACCGCCTCGACCCCGAGCACCATCAGCCGCGAATGGAGCCGCCGCCTGATCCGGGTGCAGGCCAACGTGCGAGGCCGCGACGTCGCGTCGTTCGTGGAGGAGGCCAAATCCCGCATCGCCGCCGAGGTGGACCTCCCCGACGGCTACGTGCTCGATTGGGGCGGCCAATTCCAGAACCTGGAGCGCGCCCGGCTGCGGCTGGCCATCGTCGTCCCCGTCACGCTCGTCCTCATCTTTATCCTGCTCTACCTGAGCCTCGGCCAGTTGCGCGATGTCCTCGTCATCTACACCGGCATCCCCTTCGCCGCCATCGGCGGCATACTCGCCCTCCAGGCACGCGGCATCCCCTTCAGCGTGAGCGCCGCCGTCGGCTTTATCGCCCTCTGCGGCATCGCCGTCCTGGATGGGCAGGTGCTCGTCGCCGCCATTCAGCGCGCGCGCGAGGAGGGCGCCGGCCTGTACGACGCCGTGAAGGCCGCCACGCGCGAACGCCTCCGCCCCGTGCTCGCCACCAGCATCACCGACGCCGCCGGCTTCCTCCCGATGGCGCTCTCCACGGGCTTCGGCGCGGAGGTCCAGCGCCCACTCGCCACCGTCGTCGTCGGAGGCATCCTCAGCGCGACCGTGCTCACGCTGTTTGTTCTGCCCGCGCTCTACGTCATGGCCCACGGGCGCGAAAAACCGCCGGCTCCATAG
- a CDS encoding efflux RND transporter periplasmic adaptor subunit, whose product MLQLSQFTQVRRGAILLLVPCFLTACNVPVLTAETRDPNRLWCNEHDVYEDDCCICHPELAAVHGHAPAGEQEQIQARDPNRLWCNEHGLYEDECLICHPELAGKSGAPSTAAKGGLFCGEHGLMEVECGICHPELLAGLNPGQGLKIRFQSMASAEKAGVRTGYPALADWSGGAMVLGQVAFNKNQLAYVTPLLDGVIKAVHVDAGDRVKAGQLLAEISAPELATERSVYAKAAANVALYREVVARAQKLVDLAIAPRQDLEIARAQLAEAEAELAMARQRMLDLGLTPEEVNARGERASVFPVRAPFAGTVTERNAVAGAAAESGAPLFQVADLSTMWMELSIPEGLLINAREGATVTAEFDPLPGMRMEGKLQWIAPSVDETTRMVQARAVLENPDGLLRNAMFGRAELAGSETRGATVVVPPQAIQYVDGFPVVFAKLDHDLYETRLIRTGPERRGSVPVLEGLRADEEIALGESYVLKSELLKARLGAGCVHD is encoded by the coding sequence ATGCTTCAGCTTTCCCAATTTACGCAGGTCCGCCGCGGCGCCATCCTGCTTCTCGTTCCCTGCTTCCTGACCGCCTGTAACGTACCCGTCCTGACCGCCGAGACGCGCGACCCCAACCGCCTCTGGTGCAACGAGCATGATGTCTACGAGGACGATTGCTGCATCTGCCACCCCGAGCTCGCCGCGGTCCACGGACACGCCCCCGCCGGAGAACAGGAGCAGATTCAAGCTCGCGATCCCAATCGCCTCTGGTGCAACGAACACGGCCTGTACGAGGACGAGTGCCTCATCTGCCACCCCGAGCTCGCCGGGAAGAGCGGCGCCCCGTCAACCGCCGCAAAAGGGGGCCTGTTCTGCGGAGAACACGGCCTGATGGAAGTCGAATGCGGTATCTGCCACCCGGAATTGCTCGCCGGCCTCAACCCCGGGCAGGGACTCAAGATCCGTTTCCAGTCGATGGCGTCCGCGGAAAAGGCCGGCGTCCGAACCGGCTATCCGGCGCTCGCGGACTGGTCCGGGGGCGCGATGGTGCTCGGGCAGGTCGCGTTCAATAAGAACCAGCTCGCCTACGTCACACCCCTGCTCGACGGCGTCATCAAAGCCGTTCATGTCGACGCGGGTGACCGGGTCAAGGCCGGGCAGTTGCTCGCCGAAATCAGCGCGCCCGAACTGGCCACGGAACGCAGCGTATACGCGAAGGCGGCCGCCAACGTCGCCCTGTACCGCGAAGTGGTCGCACGCGCGCAGAAGCTCGTCGATCTGGCCATCGCGCCCCGCCAGGACCTCGAAATAGCCCGCGCCCAGCTGGCGGAGGCCGAGGCGGAACTCGCCATGGCCCGCCAGCGCATGCTGGACCTCGGACTGACGCCCGAGGAGGTGAACGCGCGGGGCGAGCGCGCCTCGGTGTTCCCCGTGCGCGCGCCTTTCGCGGGCACGGTAACGGAGCGCAACGCGGTGGCCGGCGCCGCGGCGGAATCGGGCGCGCCCCTCTTTCAGGTCGCCGACCTGTCCACCATGTGGATGGAGCTCTCCATTCCCGAGGGCCTCCTGATAAACGCCCGCGAGGGCGCCACGGTCACCGCCGAGTTCGACCCCCTCCCCGGCATGCGGATGGAAGGCAAACTCCAGTGGATCGCGCCGAGCGTCGACGAAACCACCCGCATGGTCCAGGCCCGCGCGGTGCTCGAGAACCCGGACGGCCTCCTCCGCAACGCCATGTTCGGCCGCGCGGAACTCGCCGGATCGGAGACCCGCGGAGCGACGGTCGTCGTGCCGCCCCAGGCTATCCAGTACGTCGACGGTTTCCCGGTGGTATTCGCCAAACTCGATCACGACCTGTACGAAACGCGCCTGATCCGTACGGGACCCGAACGGCGCGGCTCCGTGCCCGTCCTGGAAGGGCTGCGCGCGGACGAGGAAATCGCGCTGGGCGAAAGCTATGTCCTGAAATCCGAGCTGCTGAAGGCCCGTCTGGGCGCCGGCTGCGTCCACGACTGA